One Candidatus Kaelpia aquatica genomic window, TCTTTAACCTCTCCCTCTTCAGAAACCTTTTTTGCTTCATCCTCAACCTGAATAGATTCAGAATCATCAATTACTACCTCTTCCTCAGAAACATCTTCAGGGCTAACTTCTATTTCCTCTTTAACCTTTAAAACATTGTTTGAATCTAAACCCTTATCACCATCTTTTAAAGTCAACCTTATCTGCTTCTTATCTTTGTCGATAGATAGAACAACAACCTTTACTTTGTCTTGCGGATTGAATCCATCTTGTAAGGTATCTGACTCTTTACCTACCTCCGAAATATGAAGCAAGCCTTCTAGGTCTTCCTCAAGCTGTACAAAAACCCCAAAAGGAAATACACTTGTCACTTCGCCCTCAAGAACAGTATCAGGTCTGTATTTCTCCTCTATTTGAGGCCAAGGGTCAGGCTTAAGCTGTTTCAACCCCAGAATAAGCTGCCTAAAAGCGTTATTGATGCCTATAATCTTCAACTCTAATTTCTGCCCTTTTTTCAAAATTTCATAAGCATGATTTATGCGCCTAGTCCAAGATAGATCATTTTTAGAGATAAAACCATCAACACCATCTTCTATCTCTATAAAAGCCCCATCCTCATTAAAACCAGTAACTTTTCCATTGACCATGGAATCAAGAACATATTTAGATTCTATATCTTTCCATGGATCCTGCTCTAGTTGTTTTATGCCTAGAGTTATCCTTCTTCTATCCAAGTCAACAGAGAGAACTACCGCTTCTATCATATCTCCTATAACAAACAGCTCATGAGCATCTCTTATCTTCTTTGTCCAAGAGAGGTCAGAAACGTGGATAAAACCCTCAATCCCTGGTTCAAGCTCAACAAAAGCACCGTAAGGAAGAATGTTTATTATTTTTCCCTTGACCTGAGAGCTTAAAAAATATTTCTTCTCTACATCTTCCCAAGGATCAGAACTTAATTGCTTAAGCCCTAAGGAGACACGCTGATGCTCATTGTCGACATCCAGAATCTTAACCTTGACTTTATCGCCTATTGCCAAGAGTTCTGAAGGATGATTGATTCTTCCCCAACTCATATCTGATATATGGAGCAAACCATCAACCACATCTATCTCTATAAAAGCCCCATAATCGGTTATATTTTTGACTATACCCTCAACAATATCGCCAGCATTTATCTTACTCAATAACTCTCCCTTCTTCTGTCCCATCTCAGCCATTAAGTGCTCCTTGCGAGAGACAACCACGTTTTTTCTCTTAATATTGATGGATACAATCTTACAATCGATTACTTTACCTACCATAGTATCCAGATCCGGAATACCTTTGATATCTACAAGAGATGCTGGCAGAAAAGCCTCTACTCCGATATTTACAATCAGGCCGCCTTTTACTTTTTTAACCACTTTACCTTTAACAGTATCGCCTTCTTTATAATCCTTATTTATCTTCTCCCATCCAAGAACCTTATCAGCCCGCTTCTTGGAAAGCACGACCAAGCCTTCTTCGTTCTCTAAGCTAGATACATACACCTCAGCCTCTTTACCAACCTCAACCTCGGATAAATCCATAAACTCATCCTTAGAGAGAACACCTTCTGCCTTGTAATGCAGGTCCAGGAGCACAGTATTATTTTTAATGTGTATAATTGTGCCTTTTACAATAGAACCCTCTTTGAGCTGCTGAAAGCTCTCTTCATATAACCTATCAAGGTTATTCCTAAAATCTTCCTCACTACTGCTAATATCGATTTTCTCTTTTCCTTCTGTCATGCCATTCACCTCATTTATATAGATTTTTGATTCTCTCTGTAACAGAATTTAAAAAATTATAAGGAGTTGAAGCACCTGTTGCAATAGCAATGCTGCTAGACTCACTTATTTTAACTTCCGGGAGTTCATTTAAGTCAGAGACCAAAAAGCTTTTACTGCACTTCTCTTTTGCTATAGAGAACAGATTAGCTGTATTGGCGCTCTGCTTACTCCCTAACACTAAAACCAGATCTACTCTACCCGCTAAAGAGTCAAGCTCTTTCTGTCTAGTCTTTATGTCGGAGCATATTGTATTATAAAAATTGGATTTTGGCAAACCTCTTTTAAAGAGCTGTTCATAGAGGTCTAACAATTGCTTCTCGTCTTTAGTCGACTGACTAATAAGGATAGAGCTATCTAAAGCTATATCTTTACCCACATCTTCTACGCTAGCTATAACACTTACTCTCCCATCGCAATAGTCCATTAAGGATTGAACTTCATGATGAAGCTTATCTCCAAATATTATCGTAGTACAGCCATCTTTACTAAATTCTCGGCACAGCCCCTGAATTTTCTTAACAATAGTACATGTTGCATCCACAATAGCAATATCATGGTTATTCAGAAAATCATAAACCTCTTTTTTTGCCCCATGACTTCTTATGATTACCGCAGAATCAAAGAGATCTCTACCTTCAAGTTCAGAGAGATCTTGAATAACAATAAGCCCTTCTCTCTTTAAACCGGAGACCACTGTCTCATTATGAATCAACTCTCCTAAACAATATACTGACTTATAGCTTCTCAGTGCATCCTGAGCTAAATCTATGGCTCTCTTTACTCCTGCGCAAAAACCGCAAGGTTCAACAATCTCAATATTCATAATCTCTTTATTCTCTCCATCAGACTATCTGACATACTCTCTAAATCCTCTCCTTCTAAATCAGAGAGCTTCAAAGGCTTTCCAAAGGCAACCTTAACCGGGTAAGGGCGTATTGCAGTACTGTTAACACCTAAAGCCTTATCTGTTCCAGATATCTTTACAGGTACTATAAGAGCCTCTGTTGCTCTTGCAAGCCAGACCACTCCAGACTCCCCCTTGCCAATCTCTCCATCTCTAGACCTGCTGCCTTCAGGAAAGACTACAAGAGCCCTGCCTTGATTTAAAAATCTAAGAGCCTGTTTTATAGTGCTTTTAGAAAGAGCTCCTCTTTTAATGGGTAATGTACCTACGTTTGATATCAATTTTGAAAAAATCCCCAAGTGAAATAACTCTTCTTTAGCCATAAAATTCAACACACGTCTCGAAGCTGCGCCCAGTAAAATAGGGTCCAAAAAGCTTGCATGATTACTAGCTATTATGACAGCTCCTCTTAGAGGAACATTATTCTTACCCTCAATACGTAATAAAAACAATATCTTAGCAATAAGAAGACCCATTAAGCTTAAGAGTCTATTAAGAATCATTCTTGTCTCCAAGATAAGAGAGTATTTTATCGACAACATCATCTATAGACATTCCTGTTGTATCTATAACTATTGCATCTTCTGCTTTCACCAGAGGCCCATGGAGCCTATTCTTATCACTGATGTCTCTCTTAGATAGATTTATACTCACATCATCCCTAGATAGATCCAACTCTTTTGCTTGCATCTCCTTATATCTTCTTTCTACCCTAATATCGAAATCAGCATCGATATAAAACTTATACTCTGCATCAGGAAAGACTACTGTCCCAATATCCCGCCCCTCTACAACCGCCCCGCTCTTAGCTAATTCTCTCTGTTTAGAAACCATGATATCTCTAACCTCAGGAACCTCTGAAATTCTTGATATACTTTCATTGACCAGAGGAAGTCTTATTGCATCCGACACATCTTTACCTTTTAGATAGACACTTAGCTTTCCATTCTGATAGGAGATATTTAAATCCATACTCTCTGCTATAGCTAAGATAGCACTGTTATTAGAAAGATCGATTTTGGCTTCAAGAGAAGCCCAGGTAAGAGCCCTATACATTGCTCCTGTATCAAGATAGTTGAGACCTAGCCTCTTAGCAACTAATTTTGCAACAGTACTTTTACCAGAACCGGCAGGACCATCTATTGTTATTACTTTTTTGGTAATCATCCAAGCTGCCTTCTCTTGCTAGCTGCATTGGCTATAGAAGACTGGAGCTCTTCTCTGGAGCCTTTCTTTATAAAGTTTTTATACTTAAGTAACATTTTAATATAATCATCTATATCTTTAATAATATTTTTCCTATTAGATAAAAGTATATCGCTCCAAAGTTTACTATCAGAAGCTGCTATTCGTGTCGCATCGCGAAAACCACTAGAAGCAAACCTCAAATCATCCTTAGTTACGCTTTCCAGCAGCAAACACATCAGGAGATGCGGAAGATGGCTTACCTTGGAGAGCATCTTATCGTGAGTTTCAGGATCCAAGACAACTATCTTCATTCCTATGCTCTTCCAAAATAGTTTTAATTTTCTAAAAACAGCAATTGGAGTCTTTTCTGTAGGAGTCAAGATAACAACTTTATTTTTGAAAAGTTCCGAATTCGCATACTCTACTCCCCTTTTTTCTGATCCGGCAAGAGGATGAGCACCAAGATAATTCTTAGGATAGAGCTTGGTAAGCTCATTTACTATCTCTCTTTTAGTACTCCCAGCATCCGTTATAAGAGCTTCCTCCAGCAGGGAGCCTTTAATCGCTTTTCCAATATCTATTATGCTATAAACGGGTGTTGCCAGTATAATCAAATCTGAGCCTAAAACAGCTTGATCTAAATCTCTGTAATAACCGTCTAGCAGGTTAAGCTTTTTTGCTTTTTTTAATGAACTCTCTCTCTTGAAATAACCTACAACCTCTTTAGCAATACCGCTCTTCTTTATAGCCTTGGCCAATGAACCCCCTATAAGGCCGACTCCAATTATGGCTACTCTATTAAATTCTCTACTCATATTTCTCTGCCCACAGCCTTGGCAACTGAACCAACAAGATCCATCATCTTAGAATATTTTTCTGGAAGCAGCGACTGCTCCCCATCAGAGAAAGCATCTTCAGGGCTAGTATGAATTTCAACTATTAATCCATCAGCTCCGGCTGCAATCGCAGCTGCTGCCGCAGGAGTTACTAGATTCCATTTACCTGTACCATGAGAAGGGTCAACTATAACCGGCAAATGTGATTTCTGCTTTATAACCGAAATAGCATTGATATCCAATGTAAACCTTGTTGCAGTCTCAAAAGTTCTAATACCTCGCTCACAGAGCATAACCTGAAAATTGCCTCCTGAGAGTATATATTCAGCTGCCATCAAGAGATCTTTTACAGTTGCACTCATACCTCTCTTTAGAAGGACAGGTTTTCTAGACTGTCCAATCTCCTTAAGCAATGTAAAATTCTGCATATTCCTGGCGCCAACTTGAATAATATCTGTATATTTCTCAAGAAGATCCAGATCTCTGACATCCATAATCTCTGTGACAACAGCCATGTCGAGATTATCAGCAATCTCTCTTAACATCCTCAAGCCCTCTTCCCCTAAACCCTGAAAGCTATAGGGGGATGTTCTGGGCTTAAAAGCTCCGCCTCTTAAAATCTGAGCACCCGACCTCTTGGCGTGTTCGGCAATACCTTTTAACTGCTCATAACTCTCTATTGAACAAGGGCCGGCCATATTTATTATTCTCTTACCTCCAATACAAATACCTTTTATATCTATTACAGTACTCTCAGGTTTAAACTCTCTAGATACAAGCTTATATGGTGCCAGAACCGGGATAACCTTCTCGACACCTGGAAATGCCTCTAATGGCTGACTACGCAAAATATCCTCTTCGCCTATAACACCTATAATAGACCTCTCTACGCCTCTTGATATCATCGGTGTTAAGCCCCAGGATTTAATCTTCTCTGTTAGGTGGTCAATCTCCTCTTTGGTGATATTCGGTTTAAGAACAATGATCATTTTTTAATCTCCTTTTTTATAAATTCCTCTAAAAGTTTAACAAACTCTCTATTTTCATGTTTAAGCCCAACACTCACTCTTATATGCTTATTGAGACCCCAGACAGACATATCTCTTACTATAATTCCATTTTTCAAGAGATAACTTAATAGATCCTGAGCCCTATCTCCAATCTCAACAATTATACAATTAGTATAAGACCTGACATAATTCAAACCCAAACGCTCAAACTCTTTGAAAAGATATTCTCTGTTTTCCTTGGTCAACTTCACAACTTTTTCAACAAAATCTCTATCGTCTAAAGCGGCCAGTGCTCCAGCCTGAGCCAAAGAATTAACATTAAAAGGATCTCTAACCTTGTTTATATGCTCGGCTACCCTTTTATCAGCTATGCCATAACCTATCCTTAGTCCGGCTAAACCGTAAACTTTAGAAAAAGTCCTAGCTATAATAACAGGCTTATTTTTAATATACCCAAATAGATCCGGATAATCATCCATCTGCATAAATTCATAATAAGCTTCGTCGTGAAAAAGGATAACATCGCTAGGCAATCTATCTATGAATCTTTCTATCTCATTTTTTGTAACATAGGTTCCACAAGGATTATCAGGATTTGCAATAAAGATTATCTTGGTTTTATCTGTTACAACATCTAATATAGCATCTAAATCATATTTAAAATTATTCATAGGAACTATCTTGAGATTTGCCCCTTCCATTTTAGAATAGAACTCATACATTAAAAATGTAGGCTTAGAGACTATAACCTCATCTCCAGGATTCAAAAAAGTTCTTAATGTTAACGCTATCAGCTCATCGGAGCCATTACCTATTACAAAATTATCCGGCTCAAGACCATAGATCTCAGCCAATCGTTCTTTAAGATAGAAGCATCCTGATTCAGGGTAGCGATTTATATCTATCGAAGCTCTCTTTATAGCAGCTATAGCTTTAGGTGAAGGTCCCAAAGGGTTTTCATTTGAAGCTAACTTATAAACCCTTTTAAGCCCAAGCTCTCTCTTTACCTCAGCTATAGGTTTACCAGGCCTATAGGGCCTGATCTCTCTTGTTGTACTTTTTATAAGTTTCTCAATATCCATATTAATATATCTCTTAAGATCTTGGATAAGAGCCTAGTATCTTCAGGTTAGAAGTTACATCAGAAAGCTCAGCCAAGGCCTTAGCTACTTTAATATCTTTGCAATGTCCTTCTAAATCAACAAAGAAATAATAGTCCCAAGCTCTCTTCTTTGAAGGTCGAGACTCTATTTTTGTCAGGTTAATACCGTGCCTCTTAAAAGGAATAAGCATTGCATGTAAGGCTCCAATCTTATCTTTCACAGAAAAGACTACTGATGTCTTATCTTTGCCCGTCGGCTGAGCTAAAGTCTCCCCTATAACTAAAAACCTTGTTACATTACAAGGGGCATCTTCAATTAAAGATGCAATCGTATTTAAGCCATAAATATCCTTGGCCATTTTGCTGGCTATACATCCAGCCCCTTTCTCTTCTGCCGCTATCTGAGCAGCTCTAGCAGTAGAAGAGACTTCGATGAGATCAAT contains:
- a CDS encoding 30S ribosomal protein S1, whose product is MTEGKEKIDISSSEEDFRNNLDRLYEESFQQLKEGSIVKGTIIHIKNNTVLLDLHYKAEGVLSKDEFMDLSEVEVGKEAEVYVSSLENEEGLVVLSKKRADKVLGWEKINKDYKEGDTVKGKVVKKVKGGLIVNIGVEAFLPASLVDIKGIPDLDTMVGKVIDCKIVSINIKRKNVVVSRKEHLMAEMGQKKGELLSKINAGDIVEGIVKNITDYGAFIEIDVVDGLLHISDMSWGRINHPSELLAIGDKVKVKILDVDNEHQRVSLGLKQLSSDPWEDVEKKYFLSSQVKGKIINILPYGAFVELEPGIEGFIHVSDLSWTKKIRDAHELFVIGDMIEAVVLSVDLDRRRITLGIKQLEQDPWKDIESKYVLDSMVNGKVTGFNEDGAFIEIEDGVDGFISKNDLSWTRRINHAYEILKKGQKLELKIIGINNAFRQLILGLKQLKPDPWPQIEEKYRPDTVLEGEVTSVFPFGVFVQLEEDLEGLLHISEVGKESDTLQDGFNPQDKVKVVVLSIDKDKKQIRLTLKDGDKGLDSNNVLKVKEEIEVSPEDVSEEEVVIDDSESIQVEDEAKKVSEEGEVK
- the ispH gene encoding 4-hydroxy-3-methylbut-2-enyl diphosphate reductase, translating into MNIEIVEPCGFCAGVKRAIDLAQDALRSYKSVYCLGELIHNETVVSGLKREGLIVIQDLSELEGRDLFDSAVIIRSHGAKKEVYDFLNNHDIAIVDATCTIVKKIQGLCREFSKDGCTTIIFGDKLHHEVQSLMDYCDGRVSVIASVEDVGKDIALDSSILISQSTKDEKQLLDLYEQLFKRGLPKSNFYNTICSDIKTRQKELDSLAGRVDLVLVLGSKQSANTANLFSIAKEKCSKSFLVSDLNELPEVKISESSSIAIATGASTPYNFLNSVTERIKNLYK
- a CDS encoding lysophospholipid acyltransferase family protein, translating into MILNRLLSLMGLLIAKILFLLRIEGKNNVPLRGAVIIASNHASFLDPILLGAASRRVLNFMAKEELFHLGIFSKLISNVGTLPIKRGALSKSTIKQALRFLNQGRALVVFPEGSRSRDGEIGKGESGVVWLARATEALIVPVKISGTDKALGVNSTAIRPYPVKVAFGKPLKLSDLEGEDLESMSDSLMERIKRL
- the cmk gene encoding (d)CMP kinase, which encodes MITKKVITIDGPAGSGKSTVAKLVAKRLGLNYLDTGAMYRALTWASLEAKIDLSNNSAILAIAESMDLNISYQNGKLSVYLKGKDVSDAIRLPLVNESISRISEVPEVRDIMVSKQRELAKSGAVVEGRDIGTVVFPDAEYKFYIDADFDIRVERRYKEMQAKELDLSRDDVSINLSKRDISDKNRLHGPLVKAEDAIVIDTTGMSIDDVVDKILSYLGDKNDS
- a CDS encoding prephenate dehydrogenase, whose amino-acid sequence is MSREFNRVAIIGVGLIGGSLAKAIKKSGIAKEVVGYFKRESSLKKAKKLNLLDGYYRDLDQAVLGSDLIILATPVYSIIDIGKAIKGSLLEEALITDAGSTKREIVNELTKLYPKNYLGAHPLAGSEKRGVEYANSELFKNKVVILTPTEKTPIAVFRKLKLFWKSIGMKIVVLDPETHDKMLSKVSHLPHLLMCLLLESVTKDDLRFASSGFRDATRIAASDSKLWSDILLSNRKNIIKDIDDYIKMLLKYKNFIKKGSREELQSSIANAASKRRQLG
- the aroF gene encoding 3-deoxy-7-phosphoheptulonate synthase, with translation MIIVLKPNITKEEIDHLTEKIKSWGLTPMISRGVERSIIGVIGEEDILRSQPLEAFPGVEKVIPVLAPYKLVSREFKPESTVIDIKGICIGGKRIINMAGPCSIESYEQLKGIAEHAKRSGAQILRGGAFKPRTSPYSFQGLGEEGLRMLREIADNLDMAVVTEIMDVRDLDLLEKYTDIIQVGARNMQNFTLLKEIGQSRKPVLLKRGMSATVKDLLMAAEYILSGGNFQVMLCERGIRTFETATRFTLDINAISVIKQKSHLPVIVDPSHGTGKWNLVTPAAAAAIAAGADGLIVEIHTSPEDAFSDGEQSLLPEKYSKMMDLVGSVAKAVGREI
- the hisC gene encoding histidinol-phosphate transaminase, which encodes MDIEKLIKSTTREIRPYRPGKPIAEVKRELGLKRVYKLASNENPLGPSPKAIAAIKRASIDINRYPESGCFYLKERLAEIYGLEPDNFVIGNGSDELIALTLRTFLNPGDEVIVSKPTFLMYEFYSKMEGANLKIVPMNNFKYDLDAILDVVTDKTKIIFIANPDNPCGTYVTKNEIERFIDRLPSDVILFHDEAYYEFMQMDDYPDLFGYIKNKPVIIARTFSKVYGLAGLRIGYGIADKRVAEHINKVRDPFNVNSLAQAGALAALDDRDFVEKVVKLTKENREYLFKEFERLGLNYVRSYTNCIIVEIGDRAQDLLSYLLKNGIIVRDMSVWGLNKHIRVSVGLKHENREFVKLLEEFIKKEIKK